From the genome of Cinclus cinclus chromosome 12, bCinCin1.1, whole genome shotgun sequence, one region includes:
- the EOGT gene encoding EGF domain-specific O-linked N-acetylglucosamine transferase, translated as MFMLLVFGLLLQEILANSQAENPAEFPNFPEEPFYSYKAINLPDEHIPYFLHNNQHVADICKQDALCPYKKHLKKLKSCWGYEKSCRSENRFSYPVCDYVETGWASDIETAQQIFWKQADFGYVQERLSEVKTHCKPAATGDSSLTCSQYLQHCRATNLYIDLRAVKRNHDRFKEDFFQKGEIGGHCTLDVQAFLAEGQRKSPLQSWFAELQTFTALDFRPLEDGKCDIVIEKPTYFMKLDAGVNMYHHFCDFVNLYITQHINNSFSTDVNIVMWDTSSYGYGDLFSETWKAFTDYEIIHLKTFDSKRVCFKEAVFSLLPRMRYGLFYNTPLISGCHSTGLFRAFSQHVLHRLNITQEGPKDGKIRVTILARSTDYRKILNQNELVNALKTVSALEVRVVDYKYKELEFSEQLRITHNSDIFIGIHGAGLTHLLFLPDWAVVFELYNCEDERCYLDLARLRGIHYITWRKRNKVFPQDQGHHPTLGEHPKFTNYSFDVEEFMYLVLLAANHVSQHSKWPFRVKHDEF; from the exons ATGTTTATGTTGCTCGTGTTTGGATTGCTACTGCAAGAAATTCTGGCTAATTCCCAAGCTGAAAATCCTGCTGAATTCCCAAACTTTCCAGAAGAGCCATTCTATAGCTACAAAGCCATCAACTTGCCAGATGAGCATATCCCCTACTTTCTGCACAATAACCAGCATGTTGCTGACATCTGTAAGCAGGATGCTCTTTGCCCATATAAA AAAcatttgaagaaattaaaatcctgCTGGGGTTATGAGAAATCTTGCAGATCAGAGAACAGGTTCAGTTACCCAGTGTGTGATTATGTTGAAACTGGATG GGCAAGTGACATCGAGACAGCCCAGCAGATATTCTGGAAACAAGCAGACTTTGGATATGTTCAAGAGAGGCTCAGTGAAGTGAAAACCCATTGCAAGCCTGCAGCAACA GGGGATTCATCTCTGACCTGTTCCCAGTACCTTCAGCATTGCAGAGCAACAAACTTGTACATTGATTTACGAGCTGTAAAGAGAAACCATGACAG ATTCAAAGAAGACTTTTTCCAGAAGGGGGAAATTGGCGGTCACTGTACTCTTGATGTTCAAGCATTTTTGGCTGAAGGTCAACGAAAGAGCCCTCTGCAATCTTG GTTTGCAGAACTCCAGACATTCACTGCATTAGACTTCAGGCCTCTAGAAGATGGGAAGTGTGACATTGTTATTGAAAAGCCAACATACTTCATGAAATTAGATGCAG gtgTTAATATGTACCATCACTTCTGTGATTTTGTCAATCTTTACATTACCCAGCATATCAATAATTCCTTCAGTACTGATGTCAACATTGTCATGTGGGACACT AGCTCATATGGCTACGGTGACCTGTTCAGTGAGACATGGAAGGCATTTACTGACTATGAAATAATTCACTTGAAAACCTTTGACTCTAAAAGG GTGTGCTTTAAAGAAGCCGTGTTCTCTTTGCTGCCTCGGATGCGATATGGATTGTTCTACAACACACCTCTG ATCTCTGGCTGTCACAGTACGGGGCTGTTCCGAGCCTTTTCCCAGCACGTGCTACACAGATTAAATATTACCCAGGAAGGACCCAAG gatggGAAAATTCGAGTCACCATCCTCGCACGCAGCACAGATTACCGGAAAATATTAAACCAGAACGAG CTTGTGAATGCTTTGAAAACTGTGTCAGCGCTGGAGGTCAGAGTGGTGGACTACAAGTACAA GGAACTTGAATTTTCGGAGCAATTGAGAATTACTCACAACTCTGATATATTCATTGGGATACATGGAGCTGGACTGACCCACCTGCTCTTTCTGCCAGACTGGGCTGTTGTGTTTGAGCT ATATAATTGTGAAGATGAACGTTGTTACCTGGATTTGGCAAGGTTGAGAGGCATTCATTACATCACTtggaggaaaaggaataaagtaTTCCCTCAAGATCAG GGACACCACCCAACACTGGGAGAACATCCAAAATTTACAAACTATTCCTTTGATGTGGAAGAATTCATGTATTTGGTGCTTCTGGCTGCAAATCATGTTTCACAGCATTCAAAGTGGCCATTTAGGGTAAAACATGATGAATTCTAA